Within the Marixanthomonas sp. SCSIO 43207 genome, the region TAATACAAAACTTTAGCGACTATCAAGAAACGGTGGACGAAGCTAAGGTTGAATTAGCCAGAATTAAAGCTGCTGAAGCTAAGACAAACGCCTCAGTAGAAACTGAAGAATAGTACAATCACTACAAAAAAATTAAAGAACCAAACCTCTCAATATATCTTATGACCTTATTGAAACATTGTAAAAATCCGCTTTTTACTGCCTACAAAAATCCATTGGTGTTACTAAGCTTATCATTATTTTCTATAGCTACATTTGCTCAAGATAAAGATGGTGAACAGCAAGAAGACGACCTTGACACCGAAGTGGTAAACATTGTAAAACCATACACACCTACTATTTCAGATGCATTTAAAGTAAAAGAAACTCCAATGCTTAATGATTCGGTCACTACACAAAAGAAAGAGGTGCGCTATGAAATTTTTTCTGTTCCGGTTGCTTCAACTTTTACACCAGCCAAAGGAAAAGCCGAAACAGTAGAAAAAGCAAAACCTATTAAATTATATGATAATTATGCAACTTTAGGTTTTGGAAATTATACATCTATTTTGGGCGAGTTGTACAGTAATTTTCAAATAAGTAGAACCGACAATGCCGGGTTTTATTTCCGTCATAACTCTTCTCAAGGTGACATTGATGGTGTTTTACTAGAAAATAAATATTATGACACCAAAGTAGATGCAAATTACACCAGTAGACAACGGTACACGAGTTATAAACTAGATGTAGGTCTAGAACATCAATTGTTTAATTGGTATGGTTTGAATGATTATTATGAAGAAAACTTTGAATCTTTCAGTTCTGAAATTGATCCACAACAGCAATATTACAGTGGTTATGTAGGCGGAAGTATTTCAGTAGATGATTCATTTTTTGAAAAAGCTACCGCAACGATTCGTTATACAGGTGATGCCTTTTCTTCTTCAGAAATTAATACTACCCTACAACCAGAATTTTCATTTCCAATAGCAGATCTCACTCTTAAAGTAGATGGTGATATAGATTATATAACTGGTAGTTTTGACAGAAGCTATTTAAGTACTGAAGGTATAAATTATAGCTTTTTAAATGCTGGTGTTGCGCCATCTTTAGTCTATGTGAATGAGGATTTATCTGTTTCATTAGGAGCAGCAGCCTTTGTGAGTTTGGATTTGGAAAATAGCGAAACAGAACTTTTTATCTATCCACGTATTAATGCTTCATACAGATTGGTTGACGAGTTGTTAATAGTATATGGCGGAGCAGAAGGTGATTTAGAACAAAACACGTATTACAATTTTAAAGAGGAAAACCCGTTTGTATCGCCAACTTTATCAATAGCACCTACCAGTCAATTATATAAAGGCTTTGGAGGATTGAAGGGTAAATTAAGTAATTCTATTGGTTACAATGTACGAGCATCCTACGGAAAAGATGAAAATAAAGCTTTATTTAAAGCAAATCAATTTACAACTGCCACAAACACTGGAGAAGGGTATGAATATGGTAATTCGTTTAATGTAGTTTATGACGATGTTAATACACTTTCTGTG harbors:
- a CDS encoding TonB-dependent receptor, with product MTLLKHCKNPLFTAYKNPLVLLSLSLFSIATFAQDKDGEQQEDDLDTEVVNIVKPYTPTISDAFKVKETPMLNDSVTTQKKEVRYEIFSVPVASTFTPAKGKAETVEKAKPIKLYDNYATLGFGNYTSILGELYSNFQISRTDNAGFYFRHNSSQGDIDGVLLENKYYDTKVDANYTSRQRYTSYKLDVGLEHQLFNWYGLNDYYEENFESFSSEIDPQQQYYSGYVGGSISVDDSFFEKATATIRYTGDAFSSSEINTTLQPEFSFPIADLTLKVDGDIDYITGSFDRSYLSTEGINYSFLNAGVAPSLVYVNEDLSVSLGAAAFVSLDLENSETELFIYPRINASYRLVDELLIVYGGAEGDLEQNTYYNFKEENPFVSPTLSIAPTSQLYKGFGGLKGKLSNSIGYNVRASYGKDENKALFKANQFTTATNTGEGYEYGNSFNVVYDDVNTLSVFGELKVDVSNTFTLGVTGEYFSYDTTNENQAWNLPELKASVFSNFNITEQIYGGASLFYVGERKDLYSNVPLPFESILLEERTLDGYLDANIHLGYNINERLSVFAKGSNLLSDNYEKWLHYPVQGIQALLGATYKFDW